In Microplitis mediator isolate UGA2020A chromosome 2, iyMicMedi2.1, whole genome shotgun sequence, a single window of DNA contains:
- the LOC130678737 gene encoding twinfilin isoform X3 has translation MSHQTGIKANDALKKLFAKCRDGKIRVLKVSIENEELTPSTSSKPVGKWQDDYNKLVKPLIAENQPAYILFRLDTKSPDSGYDWLFISWSPDNAPVRQKMLYASTKATLKQEFGTASIKDELHGTVLEDVTLEGYNRHKKNDAAPAPLTSAEEELVELKKTAIHTDYNVETRHQTLSGVAFPVTDEAKQAITDMGKGIHEYVQLKIDLDEEKIHLVMTGDVSLDKLPTKVPADSARYHLYNFKHTHEGDYTEAIVFIYSMPGYSCSIKERMLYSSCKAPLLDLIQSLGVTIAKKVPSAHGNG, from the exons atgtcTCATCAAACAGGAATAAAAg cTAATGAtgctctgaaaaaattatttgccaAGTGTCGTGATGGAAAAATACGTGTATTAAAAGTATCTATAGAAAATg aggaATTAACACCATCGACGTCATCAAAACCCGTTGGTAAATGGCAAGATgactataataaattagtaaaacCACTTATTGCTGAGAATCAACCagcatatatattatttagaCTGGATACAAAATCACCAGACTCTGGGTACGACTGGCTTTTTATTTCATGGTCACCTGACAATGCGCCAGTACGTCAAAAAATGTTGTACGCATCAACAAAAGCCACCTTGAAACAAGAGTTTGGTACTGCATCAATAAAAGATGAACTGCACGGTACAGTACTGGAAGATGTTACTCTGGAAGGTTACaatagacataaaaaaaatgacgcCGCACCAGCTCCATTGACTTCCGCTGAAGAAGAAttagttgaattaaaaaaaacagcGATACATACTGACTACAATGTTGAAACAAGACATCAGACACTCAGTGGTGTCGCATTTCCCGTTACCGATGAAGCTAAACAAGCAATAACTGATATGGGAAAGGGAATACACGAATacgtacaattaaaaattgatttagatgaagaaaaaattcatttagtTATGACTGGTGATGTTTCATTAGACAAATTGCCTACTAAGGTACCTGCTGATTCTGCTAGAtatcatttatataattttaaacataCACACGAGGGTGATTACACTGAAGCAATag TTTTTATCTACAGTATGCCGGGGTACAGTTGCAGCATCAAAGAACGAATGCTTTATTCATCATGCAAGGCACCACTACTCGATCTCATTCAATCATTAGGTGTTACAATCGCCAAAAAG
- the LOC130678737 gene encoding twinfilin isoform X2, producing MSHQTGIKANDALKKLFAKCRDGKIRVLKVSIENEELTPSTSSKPVGKWQDDYNKLVKPLIAENQPAYILFRLDTKSPDSGYDWLFISWSPDNAPVRQKMLYASTKATLKQEFGTASIKDELHGTVLEDVTLEGYNRHKKNDAAPAPLTSAEEELVELKKTAIHTDYNVETRHQTLSGVAFPVTDEAKQAITDMGKGIHEYVQLKIDLDEEKIHLVMTGDVSLDKLPTKVPADSARYHLYNFKHTHEGDYTEAIVFIYSMPGYSCSIKERMLYSSCKAPLLDLIQSLGVTIAKKLEVNSGEELADMLEDPPTINEKSIVSTPVTPTTNIPQVLTDKKSKQKRSCVLS from the exons atgtcTCATCAAACAGGAATAAAAg cTAATGAtgctctgaaaaaattatttgccaAGTGTCGTGATGGAAAAATACGTGTATTAAAAGTATCTATAGAAAATg aggaATTAACACCATCGACGTCATCAAAACCCGTTGGTAAATGGCAAGATgactataataaattagtaaaacCACTTATTGCTGAGAATCAACCagcatatatattatttagaCTGGATACAAAATCACCAGACTCTGGGTACGACTGGCTTTTTATTTCATGGTCACCTGACAATGCGCCAGTACGTCAAAAAATGTTGTACGCATCAACAAAAGCCACCTTGAAACAAGAGTTTGGTACTGCATCAATAAAAGATGAACTGCACGGTACAGTACTGGAAGATGTTACTCTGGAAGGTTACaatagacataaaaaaaatgacgcCGCACCAGCTCCATTGACTTCCGCTGAAGAAGAAttagttgaattaaaaaaaacagcGATACATACTGACTACAATGTTGAAACAAGACATCAGACACTCAGTGGTGTCGCATTTCCCGTTACCGATGAAGCTAAACAAGCAATAACTGATATGGGAAAGGGAATACACGAATacgtacaattaaaaattgatttagatgaagaaaaaattcatttagtTATGACTGGTGATGTTTCATTAGACAAATTGCCTACTAAGGTACCTGCTGATTCTGCTAGAtatcatttatataattttaaacataCACACGAGGGTGATTACACTGAAGCAATag TTTTTATCTACAGTATGCCGGGGTACAGTTGCAGCATCAAAGAACGAATGCTTTATTCATCATGCAAGGCACCACTACTCGATCTCATTCAATCATTAGGTGTTACAATCGCCAAAAAG TTGGAGGTAAATAGTGGAGAAGAGTTAGCAGACATGCTGGAAGATCCTCCTacgataaatgaaaaaagcaTCGTCTCGACCCCCGTTACCCCGACGACCAATATCCCGCAAGTtttaactgataaaaaatctaaacaaaAACGCTCATGTGTTTTAAGTTAA